A window from Bordetella petrii encodes these proteins:
- the dapF gene encoding diaminopimelate epimerase — protein sequence MGDNRLMIWNFTKMHGAGNDFVVLDGVRQAIAMTPERARALADRHFGVGADQILLVEPATHPDADFRYRIFNADGSEVEHCGNGARCFVRFVHEQRLSSRNPLRAEIATGILVLDEGDDEQVTVDMGATRFDPAALPFDTAGLASTAQGDDTLWQLDLPDAPAGLPRSVQVSAVAISNPHAVQQVDDVDTAPVAAVGPLVERHPRFARRVNAGFMQVLDRHAIRLRVYERGAGETLACGTGACAAVAAGIRRGLLDSPVRVHTRGGTLTVDWNGERLRMTGPATSVFTGQVDIDKLVFSMALGR from the coding sequence ATGGGCGATAATCGACTGATGATCTGGAACTTCACCAAAATGCATGGCGCCGGCAACGACTTCGTCGTGCTCGACGGCGTGCGCCAAGCCATCGCCATGACGCCCGAGCGCGCGCGCGCCCTGGCCGACCGGCATTTCGGCGTCGGCGCCGACCAGATCCTGCTGGTCGAACCCGCCACCCACCCCGACGCCGACTTCCGCTACCGCATCTTCAACGCCGACGGCTCCGAGGTCGAGCACTGCGGCAACGGCGCGCGCTGCTTCGTGCGCTTCGTGCACGAACAGCGCCTGTCCAGCCGCAATCCGCTGCGCGCCGAAATCGCCACCGGCATCCTGGTGCTGGACGAAGGCGACGACGAACAAGTCACCGTCGACATGGGCGCCACGCGCTTCGATCCCGCTGCCCTGCCGTTCGACACCGCGGGGCTGGCCTCTACGGCGCAGGGCGACGACACCCTGTGGCAGCTCGACCTGCCCGACGCGCCCGCCGGCCTGCCGCGCAGTGTGCAGGTCTCGGCGGTGGCCATTTCCAATCCGCATGCCGTGCAGCAGGTCGACGACGTCGACACCGCGCCGGTGGCGGCCGTCGGCCCGCTGGTCGAACGCCACCCGCGCTTTGCGCGGCGCGTGAACGCCGGCTTCATGCAAGTGCTCGACCGCCACGCCATCCGCCTGCGCGTGTACGAGCGCGGCGCCGGCGAGACCCTGGCCTGCGGCACCGGCGCCTGCGCCGCGGTGGCTGCCGGCATCCGGCGCGGCCTGCTCGACTCGCCCGTGCGCGTGCACACGCGCGGCGGCACGCTTACCGTCGACTGGAACGGCGAACGCCTGCGCATGACCGGCCCGGCAACTTCTGTCTTCACAGGCCAGGTCGACATCGACAAACTGGTTTTTTCCATGGCCCTCGGCCGCTAG
- a CDS encoding nickel/cobalt transporter translates to MRLACWLLLLPLLLLPQTAWAQGAHPFGVPESGGGLAGPDWLAALFGQVSAWQTHFYRQLTGAVRAWQADGAAAWGLLGLSFAYGVFHALGPGHGKAVIASYVLANRQTARNGALLALLSALLQALVAIALVTVLAWLLNATAPAMNRATRWLETASYALIVALGAWLVWQKAVRPWLRRARHADGGHGHGAHAHEHAQAHQHAHAHQHEPGHADAHHHAACGCGHAHAPAAEQVAGPLEWRKAVSAILAMGLRPCSGALIVLVFALSQGFFAAGIAAALAMGLGTGLTVAALAVLAVLAGGAATRFGARLSARWAARLRALLEAAAALCILLLGLLLLGGQVAGPN, encoded by the coding sequence ATGAGGCTTGCGTGCTGGCTGCTGTTGTTGCCGTTGCTGTTGCTGCCGCAGACGGCCTGGGCGCAGGGCGCGCATCCCTTCGGCGTGCCCGAGAGCGGCGGCGGCCTGGCCGGCCCGGACTGGCTGGCCGCGCTGTTCGGCCAGGTGTCGGCCTGGCAGACCCATTTCTATCGGCAGCTGACCGGCGCCGTGCGCGCCTGGCAGGCCGACGGCGCGGCCGCCTGGGGCCTGCTGGGCCTGTCGTTCGCGTACGGCGTGTTCCATGCGCTGGGCCCGGGCCATGGCAAGGCGGTCATCGCCTCGTACGTGCTGGCCAATCGCCAGACGGCGCGCAATGGCGCGCTGCTGGCCTTGCTGTCGGCGCTGCTGCAGGCGCTGGTGGCGATTGCCCTGGTCACGGTGCTGGCATGGCTGCTCAATGCCACGGCCCCGGCCATGAACCGCGCCACGCGCTGGCTGGAAACGGCTTCATACGCACTGATCGTGGCCCTGGGGGCATGGCTGGTGTGGCAGAAAGCCGTGCGGCCATGGCTGCGCCGCGCCCGTCATGCCGATGGCGGCCACGGGCACGGCGCGCACGCCCACGAACACGCGCAGGCCCATCAGCACGCGCACGCGCATCAGCACGAACCCGGGCATGCCGATGCGCACCATCACGCCGCCTGCGGCTGCGGCCACGCACATGCCCCGGCCGCCGAGCAGGTGGCCGGCCCGCTGGAATGGCGCAAGGCTGTCTCGGCCATCCTGGCCATGGGCCTGCGCCCCTGCAGCGGCGCCCTGATCGTGCTGGTGTTCGCCCTGTCGCAGGGCTTTTTCGCGGCCGGCATCGCCGCGGCCCTGGCCATGGGGCTGGGCACCGGCCTGACGGTGGCGGCGCTGGCTGTCCTGGCGGTGCTGGCGGGCGGAGCCGCCACGCGCTTCGGCGCGCGCCTGTCGGCCCGATGGGCCGCCCGCCTGCGCGCGCTGCTCGAAGCCGCCGCGGCGCTGTGCATTCTGTTGCTGGGCCTGTTGCTGCTGGGTGGACAGGTGGCGGGACCGAACTGA
- a CDS encoding lysophospholipid acyltransferase family protein, translating to MTDFKTRALAALFAWFGRMRPATRQRIGAALGWLTPRLARSRARIVRLNLRLCFPDQPEAVRERWLREHFRALAQTIVDRGVLWYGTPDAVRDLVTQNGADRINALIAQGRPVLLLAPHFVALDAAATRLTMEVPSSATMYTPQSDPSVDAIVRDGRARFNEVFLVSRKDGVRELIRHLRAPRPVYYLPDMDFGRSGAVFVPFFGVPAATLLATAQLARKWDAAVLPVIDFWDPATGRYHVDVLPALEDFPGEGSLEDATARLNREIESWVRRCPSQYYWVHRRFKTRPLGEAKFY from the coding sequence ATGACTGATTTCAAGACGCGCGCCCTGGCCGCGCTGTTTGCATGGTTCGGCCGCATGCGACCGGCCACGCGCCAGCGCATCGGCGCGGCGCTGGGCTGGCTGACCCCGAGGCTGGCCCGCTCGCGCGCGCGCATCGTGCGCCTGAACCTGCGGCTGTGCTTTCCCGACCAGCCCGAGGCCGTGCGCGAACGCTGGCTGCGCGAACACTTCCGCGCCCTGGCGCAAACCATCGTCGATCGCGGCGTGCTGTGGTACGGCACCCCCGACGCGGTGCGCGACCTGGTCACGCAGAACGGCGCCGACCGCATCAACGCGCTGATCGCGCAGGGCCGCCCAGTGCTTTTGCTGGCGCCGCATTTCGTGGCGCTGGATGCCGCGGCCACCCGCCTGACCATGGAAGTGCCCAGCAGCGCCACCATGTACACCCCGCAAAGCGATCCATCGGTCGACGCCATCGTGCGCGACGGCCGGGCGCGCTTCAACGAGGTCTTCCTGGTCAGCCGCAAAGACGGCGTGCGCGAACTGATCCGCCACCTGCGGGCGCCGCGCCCCGTGTACTACCTGCCCGACATGGACTTCGGCCGCAGCGGCGCGGTGTTCGTGCCGTTTTTCGGCGTGCCCGCCGCCACGCTGCTCGCCACCGCCCAGCTGGCCCGCAAATGGGACGCCGCCGTGCTGCCCGTCATCGACTTCTGGGACCCGGCCACCGGCCGCTACCACGTCGACGTGCTGCCGGCCCTGGAAGACTTCCCCGGCGAAGGCTCGCTGGAAGACGCCACCGCGCGCCTGAACCGCGAGATCGAGTCCTGGGTGCGGCGCTGCCCCAGCCAGTATTACTGGGTGCACCGGCGCTTCAAGACGCGCCCGCTGGGCGAAGCCAAGTTCTATTAG
- a CDS encoding TonB-dependent receptor domain-containing protein, protein MQIRPLPLAAALSLGLAPAAQAQQADMAQAQQAPTLAPITVSASPLGLDPDSMALPALVLEGDALIERRQDTLGDTLDGMPGIHADTFGGGASRPVIRGQTAPRVKVLSDGSELMDASNISPDHAVTTEPLLADRIEVLRGPATLLYGGGAIGGVVNVLDRKIPTAVPEKGVEAEAEVRGATGTGERAGTVGITAGTGEFAVRVEGLKRRSDDYNVPDWPGGELEGSYSKSSQGTVGLSWITPRGYVGVAYTYLESEYGLPGHNHEYEGCHPHGTHLHCGGDHDHGGHDDHDHEHEEEDPPYVKLRSNRVDLRAEYTEPFAGFEKIRFRGGLTDYQHQEIEGGEVGTTFKNRGYDARLELEHKPLYGWRGVVGIQNAFSDFSADGEEAFLPRSDTRSTGIFLLEEYKLADWRFELGARQDWQRISPEGDHPRSNQSGTSLSASAIWDFAPQYSIALSLSRSQRLPSAQELYADGVHLATNTYEIGNPDLGKETSRNIDLTLRKHEGDTTFSLSAFHNKVKNYIYANTLDQFEDFRLIEYTQRDAEFTGLEGELRHQFTKVFSAAVFGDYVRGKLTGGGGNLPRIPAARLGVRADAKWRQWSGGVEYAHVFRQDDIASYESSTPGYDMVNAVVSYRGGLGADAGYEIYVRGTNLLDKLAYNHASFISKVAPLPGRSVLLGVRVTY, encoded by the coding sequence ATGCAGATCAGACCGCTACCGCTGGCCGCGGCACTTTCACTGGGGCTGGCCCCCGCGGCGCAGGCACAACAGGCCGATATGGCCCAGGCGCAGCAGGCGCCCACGCTGGCGCCTATCACCGTGTCGGCCAGCCCGCTGGGCCTGGACCCGGACAGCATGGCGCTGCCGGCCCTGGTGCTGGAAGGCGACGCCTTGATCGAACGCCGCCAGGACACCCTGGGCGATACCCTGGACGGCATGCCCGGCATCCATGCGGACACGTTCGGGGGCGGCGCCAGCCGGCCCGTGATCCGCGGCCAGACCGCGCCGCGCGTGAAGGTGCTGTCCGACGGCTCGGAGCTGATGGATGCCTCGAACATTTCCCCCGACCACGCGGTTACCACCGAGCCGCTGCTGGCCGACCGCATCGAAGTGCTGCGCGGCCCCGCCACGCTGCTGTACGGCGGCGGCGCGATCGGCGGCGTGGTCAATGTGCTGGACCGCAAGATTCCCACCGCGGTGCCTGAAAAGGGCGTAGAGGCCGAAGCCGAGGTGCGCGGCGCCACCGGCACCGGCGAACGCGCGGGCACCGTGGGCATCACGGCGGGCACGGGCGAGTTCGCCGTGCGCGTCGAAGGCCTGAAGCGCCGCTCCGACGACTACAACGTGCCCGACTGGCCCGGCGGCGAACTGGAGGGTTCGTACAGCAAGTCTTCGCAAGGCACGGTGGGCCTGTCGTGGATAACGCCGCGCGGCTACGTGGGCGTGGCCTACACCTACCTGGAAAGCGAGTACGGCCTGCCCGGGCACAATCACGAGTACGAAGGCTGCCATCCGCACGGCACGCACCTGCATTGCGGCGGCGACCACGACCATGGCGGCCATGACGACCACGACCACGAGCACGAAGAGGAAGACCCGCCCTATGTGAAGCTGCGCAGCAACCGGGTCGACCTGCGCGCGGAATACACCGAGCCGTTCGCGGGCTTCGAGAAAATCCGCTTTCGCGGCGGGCTGACCGACTACCAGCACCAGGAAATCGAAGGCGGTGAAGTGGGCACCACCTTCAAGAACCGCGGCTACGACGCGCGCCTGGAACTCGAGCACAAGCCCCTGTACGGGTGGCGCGGCGTGGTGGGCATCCAGAACGCCTTCAGCGATTTCAGCGCCGACGGCGAAGAAGCGTTCCTGCCGCGCAGCGATACCCGTTCCACGGGCATCTTCCTGCTGGAAGAATACAAGCTGGCCGACTGGCGCTTCGAGCTCGGCGCGCGCCAGGACTGGCAGCGCATTTCGCCCGAAGGCGACCACCCGCGCTCGAACCAGTCGGGCACGTCGCTGTCGGCTTCGGCCATCTGGGACTTCGCGCCCCAGTATTCCATCGCGCTGTCGTTGTCGCGCTCGCAGCGCCTGCCTTCGGCGCAAGAGCTGTATGCCGATGGCGTGCACCTGGCCACCAATACGTATGAAATCGGCAATCCCGACCTGGGCAAAGAGACGTCGCGCAATATCGACCTGACGCTGCGCAAGCACGAGGGCGACACCACCTTCAGCCTGAGCGCGTTCCACAACAAGGTGAAGAATTACATCTACGCCAACACGCTGGACCAGTTCGAAGACTTCCGCCTGATCGAATACACGCAGCGCGATGCCGAGTTCACCGGGCTGGAAGGCGAGCTGCGCCACCAGTTCACCAAGGTGTTTTCGGCCGCCGTGTTCGGCGACTATGTGCGCGGCAAGCTGACGGGCGGCGGCGGCAATCTGCCGCGCATTCCGGCCGCGCGGCTGGGCGTGCGGGCCGACGCCAAGTGGCGCCAGTGGTCGGGCGGCGTCGAATACGCCCACGTGTTCCGCCAGGACGATATCGCCTCGTATGAATCCAGCACGCCCGGCTATGACATGGTCAACGCCGTGGTCAGCTACCGCGGCGGACTGGGCGCGGACGCCGGCTACGAGATTTACGTGCGCGGCACCAACTTGCTGGACAAGCTGGCCTACAACCACGCGTCGTTCATTTCCAAAGTGGCGCCCCTGCCGGGCCGCAGCGTGCTGCTGGGCGTGCGCGTAACGTACTGA
- a CDS encoding metal ABC transporter ATP-binding protein, which translates to MTGRPESASEIDLHGVAFGWRGRAAVRAVSGSFTRGSMTAVAGPNGAGKSTLIKGIMGLLRPLSGSVHIAGAGRRRLAWLPQAAELDRTFPITVLDMVALGAWRRVGPWRRFGAAETARTWQALEAVGLAAEAGRLVGTLSGGQMQRALFARLLLQDAQVLLLDEPLAAVDSHTADTLMQLLCAWHREGRTVVAVLHDLALVRRYFGQTLLLAGRQVAWGPTAEVLTPANLAAARGAREEWA; encoded by the coding sequence ATGACGGGCCGGCCCGAATCCGCTTCAGAGATCGACTTGCACGGCGTGGCCTTCGGCTGGCGCGGCCGCGCGGCGGTGCGGGCCGTATCGGGCAGTTTCACGCGCGGCTCGATGACGGCGGTGGCCGGGCCGAACGGCGCCGGCAAATCGACCCTGATCAAGGGCATCATGGGGCTGCTGCGGCCCCTGTCCGGCAGCGTGCACATTGCCGGCGCCGGGCGCCGCCGCCTGGCCTGGCTGCCGCAGGCGGCCGAGCTGGACCGCACGTTTCCCATCACGGTGCTGGACATGGTGGCCCTGGGCGCCTGGCGCCGCGTGGGGCCCTGGCGGCGCTTCGGCGCGGCCGAAACCGCCAGGACGTGGCAGGCGCTCGAGGCGGTCGGGCTGGCCGCAGAAGCCGGCCGGCTGGTGGGGACTCTGTCGGGCGGGCAGATGCAGCGGGCGCTGTTCGCCCGCCTGTTGCTGCAGGACGCGCAAGTCTTGCTGCTGGACGAGCCGCTTGCCGCGGTGGACAGCCACACCGCCGACACCTTGATGCAGCTGCTGTGCGCCTGGCACCGGGAAGGGCGCACGGTGGTGGCCGTGCTGCACGACCTGGCGCTGGTGCGCCGGTACTTCGGGCAGACCCTGCTGCTGGCCGGCCGGCAGGTGGCCTGGGGCCCCACGGCCGAAGTGCTGACCCCCGCCAACCTGGCCGCCGCGCGCGGCGCGCGCGAGGAATGGGCATGA
- a CDS encoding metal ABC transporter solute-binding protein, Zn/Mn family — translation MHGFFAAQSRRRILMMLTLGAACVSAPMAARAAEPMRVVATFSVLGDMAREIGGPDVDVATLVGPDGDAHEYEPTPQAARQVAGAAVLIENGLGFETWLPRLVKAAGFGGRAVVASQGIVPRKLAAQEREPGHDHDHDHDHGHEHEHDHEHGHEHGHGHDAAGHHHHGDLDPHAWQSLANGAVYARNIAAGLAAADPEHAAAYRQRAQAYIARIDALDAQLRKTFAGIPAARRQVVTSHDAFGYFGDAYGVRFIAVAGFSTDAEPSAADMARIIEQVRREHVPAVFVENITSPALVRQIARETGARVGGTLYSDALAPPGKPAATYLGMFEWNARQLSAALQPQ, via the coding sequence ATGCATGGATTTTTTGCCGCGCAGTCGCGGCGCCGCATACTGATGATGCTGACCCTGGGCGCGGCCTGCGTGTCCGCGCCCATGGCGGCGCGCGCCGCCGAGCCCATGCGGGTGGTAGCCACCTTTTCGGTGCTGGGCGACATGGCCCGCGAGATCGGCGGGCCGGATGTCGACGTGGCCACACTGGTAGGCCCCGACGGCGATGCGCATGAATACGAACCCACGCCGCAGGCCGCGCGGCAGGTGGCCGGCGCGGCCGTGCTGATCGAGAATGGCCTGGGTTTCGAGACCTGGCTGCCGCGCCTGGTGAAGGCGGCCGGCTTCGGCGGACGCGCCGTGGTGGCCTCGCAGGGCATCGTGCCGCGCAAGCTGGCCGCGCAAGAGCGCGAACCCGGCCATGATCATGACCACGACCACGACCACGGCCACGAGCACGAGCATGACCACGAGCATGGCCACGAGCATGGCCACGGCCACGACGCCGCGGGCCATCACCATCACGGCGACCTGGACCCGCATGCCTGGCAAAGCCTGGCCAACGGCGCGGTGTATGCCCGCAACATCGCCGCGGGCCTGGCCGCCGCCGATCCGGAACATGCCGCCGCCTATCGCCAGCGGGCCCAGGCCTATATCGCGCGCATCGACGCCCTGGACGCGCAGCTCCGCAAGACCTTCGCCGGCATTCCGGCAGCGCGCCGGCAGGTCGTGACCTCGCACGACGCCTTCGGCTATTTTGGCGACGCCTACGGCGTGCGCTTCATTGCGGTGGCCGGGTTTTCCACCGACGCCGAGCCGTCGGCCGCCGATATGGCGCGCATCATCGAGCAGGTCCGGCGCGAGCACGTGCCGGCCGTGTTCGTCGAGAACATCACCAGCCCGGCGCTGGTGCGGCAGATTGCGCGCGAAACCGGCGCGCGCGTGGGTGGTACGCTTTATTCCGATGCGCTGGCTCCGCCCGGAAAGCCGGCCGCCACCTACCTGGGAATGTTTGAATGGAACGCGCGCCAGCTTTCCGCTGCCTTGCAGCCGCAATAA
- a CDS encoding metal ABC transporter permease — MSPLDWVVAPFADYGFMRRALAGTSAAALGAAPLGVFLVLRRMSLMGDAMSHAILPGVAAGFLLSGLSLGAMLLGGLATGLAVALLAGLVARLTPLREDASFAAFYLISLGLGVLLVSVRGSNMDLLHVLFGTVLGLDDAALLLVTGAASATLLAMAALYRLLAAECLDPGFLRASGGGGTLAHMAFLVLVVVNLVAGFQVLGTLMVVGMMMLPAAAARFWVSAVAAQIALAAALGVAAGVAGLLVSYHCNLPASPAIILAAGAAYLASVACGPQGGLLHNLARHGRRQVSGSAGV; from the coding sequence ATGAGCCCGCTGGATTGGGTGGTGGCTCCGTTCGCCGACTACGGCTTCATGCGCCGCGCCCTGGCCGGCACGTCGGCCGCGGCGCTGGGCGCGGCGCCGCTGGGCGTGTTCCTGGTATTGCGGCGCATGAGCCTGATGGGCGATGCCATGTCGCACGCGATCCTGCCCGGCGTGGCGGCGGGCTTCCTGCTGTCCGGCCTGTCGCTGGGCGCCATGCTGCTGGGCGGCCTGGCCACCGGGCTGGCGGTGGCGCTGCTGGCGGGCCTGGTGGCGCGCCTGACGCCGCTGCGCGAAGACGCCAGCTTCGCCGCGTTCTACCTGATATCGCTGGGCCTGGGCGTGCTGCTGGTGTCGGTGCGCGGCTCGAACATGGATCTGCTGCACGTACTGTTCGGCACCGTGCTGGGCCTGGACGACGCGGCCCTGCTGCTGGTCACCGGCGCTGCCAGCGCCACGCTGCTGGCCATGGCGGCGCTGTACCGGCTGCTGGCGGCCGAATGCCTGGACCCGGGCTTCCTGCGCGCCAGCGGCGGAGGCGGCACGCTGGCGCACATGGCCTTCCTGGTGCTGGTGGTGGTGAATCTGGTGGCGGGCTTCCAGGTGCTGGGCACCCTGATGGTGGTGGGCATGATGATGCTGCCGGCCGCGGCGGCGCGCTTCTGGGTGTCGGCGGTGGCGGCCCAGATCGCGCTGGCGGCGGCGCTGGGCGTGGCTGCCGGCGTGGCCGGCCTGCTGGTGTCGTATCACTGCAATCTGCCCGCCTCGCCCGCCATCATTCTGGCGGCCGGTGCGGCCTACCTGGCGTCCGTCGCCTGCGGCCCGCAGGGCGGGCTGCTGCATAACCTGGCCAGGCACGGGCGAAGGCAGGTGTCAGGCTCAGCAGGTGTCTGA
- the xerC gene encoding tyrosine recombinase XerC, whose product MSPADPTPPDTLPQALDAWLQHLRAHRRYSPHTLDAYRRDLRQLAVLAQAAHLPLEQLSNGHIRQFMARLHAQGLGPRSLARTLAAWRGFYQWWAPSAGLAGNPVTGVRAPKAARGLPKALSVEQAQALLDHATARLATDPAGLRDRAMFELLYSSGLRLSELVGLDLRYERAAGYESRSWLNLADAEVVVLGKGGKRRTVPVGQAALAALGRWIEARPRLAAAAAPPADAAALFVGARGRRIAPRVVQLQLARLARAAGLPAHVHPHVLRHSFASHVLQSAQDLRAVQEMLGHANISTTQIYTRLDFQHLAKAYDQAHPRAGRKS is encoded by the coding sequence ATGAGCCCCGCCGACCCGACCCCGCCCGACACGCTGCCGCAGGCCCTGGATGCCTGGCTGCAGCACCTGCGGGCCCATCGGCGCTATTCCCCGCACACCCTGGACGCCTACCGGCGCGACCTGCGCCAGCTGGCCGTGCTGGCGCAGGCGGCGCATCTGCCGCTCGAACAACTATCCAACGGCCACATCCGCCAGTTCATGGCGCGCCTGCACGCGCAGGGCCTGGGGCCGCGCAGCCTGGCGCGCACGCTGGCGGCCTGGCGCGGCTTTTATCAATGGTGGGCGCCCAGCGCCGGGCTGGCCGGCAACCCGGTGACCGGCGTGCGCGCCCCCAAGGCCGCGCGCGGCCTGCCCAAGGCGCTGTCGGTGGAACAGGCGCAGGCGCTGCTCGACCATGCCACCGCCCGGCTGGCCACCGACCCGGCCGGCCTGCGCGACCGCGCCATGTTCGAGCTGCTGTATTCCAGCGGCCTGCGCCTGTCCGAACTGGTGGGGCTGGACCTGCGCTACGAGCGCGCGGCCGGCTACGAATCGCGCAGTTGGCTGAACCTGGCCGATGCCGAAGTCGTGGTGCTGGGCAAGGGCGGCAAGCGGCGCACGGTGCCGGTGGGCCAGGCCGCGCTGGCCGCCCTGGGGCGCTGGATCGAAGCGCGCCCCCGGCTGGCCGCGGCCGCGGCGCCCCCTGCCGATGCCGCGGCGCTGTTTGTGGGCGCGCGCGGCCGGCGCATCGCGCCGCGCGTGGTGCAGCTGCAGCTGGCCAGGCTGGCGCGGGCCGCCGGCCTGCCGGCCCATGTGCACCCGCACGTCCTGCGCCACAGCTTCGCCAGCCACGTGCTGCAGTCGGCGCAAGACTTGCGGGCCGTGCAGGAAATGCTGGGCCACGCCAACATCTCGACCACGCAGATCTACACCCGGCTCGACTTCCAGCACCTGGCCAAGGCCTACGACCAGGCGCACCCGCGCGCCGGGCGCAAATCGTAG
- a CDS encoding DUF484 family protein, with amino-acid sequence MTDTAFTAQDVADFLQNNPDFFDQHAEVFATLQVPHPHGARAISLGERQILTLRERNRELEWRLNELAHHADSNEAIGERVSQWCCRLLGEPEPQHLPGEIALGLAQQFDLNHVALRLWNLAGQPPSGYGEPVSADVRAFADSLKAPYCGPDTEFEAAGWLDAKPQSLALVPLRLDPDQPSVGLLVLGSDDPDRFSPEMGTVFLEAIGRLASATLRRLAAPAAQD; translated from the coding sequence ATGACCGATACTGCTTTCACCGCCCAGGACGTCGCGGATTTCCTGCAGAACAATCCCGACTTCTTCGACCAGCACGCCGAGGTCTTCGCCACCCTGCAGGTGCCGCATCCGCACGGCGCGCGCGCCATTTCGCTGGGCGAGCGGCAGATTCTCACGCTGCGCGAACGCAACCGCGAACTCGAATGGCGCCTGAACGAACTGGCCCACCACGCCGATTCCAACGAGGCCATCGGCGAACGCGTGTCGCAGTGGTGCTGCCGCCTGCTGGGCGAACCCGAGCCGCAGCACCTGCCCGGCGAAATCGCCCTGGGCCTGGCCCAGCAGTTCGACTTGAACCACGTGGCGCTGCGCCTGTGGAACCTGGCCGGCCAGCCGCCCTCGGGCTACGGCGAGCCGGTATCGGCCGACGTGCGGGCCTTCGCCGACAGCCTGAAAGCGCCCTATTGCGGCCCCGACACCGAATTCGAAGCCGCCGGCTGGCTCGACGCCAAGCCGCAGTCGCTGGCCCTGGTGCCGCTGCGGCTGGACCCCGACCAGCCCAGCGTCGGCCTGCTGGTGCTGGGTTCCGACGACCCCGACCGCTTCAGCCCCGAAATGGGCACGGTGTTCCTCGAGGCCATCGGCCGCCTGGCATCGGCCACGCTGCGCCGGCTGGCCGCGCCCGCCGCGCAAGACTAG
- a CDS encoding DUF1007 family protein → MWIDARARIAFDGQGRIAAIQQEWQFDEMFGAYTTQGLEKGPDGSLPAATLQGMARDWMSALGEPVSHYFTRVALNGKTLAFAAPRDAAVRWNPQDQRLTLSFTLPLAEPVAPGRQGLRVDIYDPTYFVAYAFDAPGAVALAGAPAGCTQAYQPPRELDWQTMQQLAAIPADPDALPEELFAITKGLTHRIEVACR, encoded by the coding sequence ATGTGGATCGATGCCCGCGCCCGCATCGCATTCGACGGGCAAGGCCGCATCGCCGCCATCCAGCAGGAGTGGCAGTTCGATGAAATGTTCGGCGCCTATACCACCCAGGGCCTGGAAAAAGGCCCCGACGGCAGCCTGCCGGCCGCGACCTTGCAGGGCATGGCGCGCGACTGGATGAGCGCGCTGGGCGAACCGGTGTCGCACTATTTCACGCGCGTGGCGCTCAATGGCAAGACCCTGGCCTTTGCCGCGCCGCGCGACGCCGCGGTGCGCTGGAATCCGCAAGACCAGCGCCTGACCCTGTCGTTCACGCTGCCGCTGGCCGAGCCGGTGGCGCCGGGCCGGCAGGGGCTGCGGGTCGATATCTACGACCCCACCTATTTCGTGGCCTATGCCTTCGACGCGCCGGGCGCCGTGGCGCTGGCCGGCGCGCCCGCGGGCTGCACCCAGGCCTACCAGCCGCCGCGCGAACTCGACTGGCAGACCATGCAGCAGCTGGCGGCCATTCCCGCCGACCCCGACGCCCTGCCCGAAGAGCTGTTCGCCATCACCAAGGGCTTGACCCACCGCATCGAGGTGGCGTGCCGATGA